Proteins encoded in a region of the Chryseobacterium piperi genome:
- a CDS encoding PAAR-like protein gives MSNYLPQETFIVCSHQMDPAPGVLLADPKMWNLTVIYKSQKKPLLTEVDMVLKDDFECKSNWGKVAAWSFLVAGLALGLAVAFSICTFGVGAVILGAIAIAATVAIASNSTKCNPNLVEWVNPHSNVNFEGHKALTQKSFLTCSAGPGVLTPFLDESEANAAAKNVAFRNWGEVSLTAAISGLFGFGIGLSGGTALAGGGGIGAAFFAGGKEALVGVVGAYLIFQPVAYLEAQGMQGMYSSDSGDTAYDQMLVSRKELEGSFTIDTPDDPYIGTSQTSAAENILYHSYDRYRQNQNEKYIKEIMNLKGTRAEREARIAEIVTEMKKTRSGAQTVEAMKRQKSGKILPRVKTSNKGNKVISQHKAETTKGMKAEVAKGFGGGINVAGLVLPLLVSPLNEWTFSVLADSFENQSGGGMTIHSVQN, from the coding sequence ATGAGTAACTATCTTCCTCAAGAAACATTTATTGTTTGCAGCCATCAGATGGATCCTGCACCGGGAGTTCTGCTTGCTGATCCCAAAATGTGGAACCTTACTGTTATTTATAAATCGCAAAAGAAACCCTTATTAACAGAAGTTGATATGGTATTAAAAGATGATTTCGAGTGCAAAAGTAACTGGGGGAAAGTAGCAGCATGGTCATTTTTAGTGGCTGGTCTTGCTTTAGGATTGGCAGTTGCTTTCTCTATATGTACTTTCGGAGTTGGAGCTGTAATCCTGGGTGCCATTGCTATTGCGGCAACTGTTGCTATAGCCTCAAATAGTACCAAATGTAATCCTAATCTTGTAGAATGGGTTAACCCCCATTCAAATGTGAATTTTGAAGGACACAAAGCACTAACACAAAAATCGTTTTTAACCTGCTCTGCCGGACCGGGAGTACTCACTCCTTTTTTAGATGAAAGTGAAGCCAATGCTGCTGCAAAAAATGTAGCATTCAGAAACTGGGGAGAAGTGAGTCTTACAGCAGCTATTAGCGGACTGTTTGGATTTGGAATAGGTCTTTCAGGCGGAACCGCATTAGCAGGCGGAGGTGGTATAGGTGCTGCATTCTTTGCGGGAGGGAAAGAAGCTTTGGTTGGTGTAGTAGGAGCATATCTTATCTTCCAGCCTGTTGCTTATTTAGAAGCTCAGGGGATGCAGGGCATGTACAGTAGCGATAGTGGAGATACTGCCTATGATCAAATGCTGGTCTCGCGTAAAGAATTAGAAGGCTCTTTTACAATTGATACTCCGGATGACCCTTATATTGGAACATCTCAAACGAGTGCTGCTGAAAATATTCTTTATCATTCCTATGATAGATACAGACAAAATCAGAATGAGAAATACATTAAAGAAATAATGAACCTTAAAGGGACCCGCGCTGAACGTGAAGCCAGAATTGCAGAAATCGTTACGGAAATGAAAAAAACAAGGTCCGGAGCCCAGACAGTGGAAGCTATGAAAAGGCAGAAAAGCGGGAAAATTCTGCCGAGAGTAAAAACATCTAATAAAGGTAATAAAGTCATTAGCCAGCATAAAGCGGAGACGACAAAGGGAATGAAGGCAGAAGTTGCAAAAGGTTTTGGAGGGGGAATTAACGTTGCAGGGTTGGTATTGCCATTGCTTGTCTCTCCGTTAAATGAATGGACTTTCAGTGTATTGGCAGACTCATTTGAAAATCAATCCGGAGGTGGAATGACGATACATTCTGTACAAAATTAA
- a CDS encoding LysM peptidoglycan-binding domain-containing protein — MEIIKYEVKQGDTLELIAEKHHITIKTLVDFHNSHSSVTQQFYGNQLPLHIKTIILPFTTKEEQKNNSGIIIDYDQRATYRCEQLNVTRIEEDVKSYSQLKKEYKVKYNLPKRLIDVELCDFFYEFNPPALSRVFDFVSEVDYIRNSCVVKMNELGRFSKIINKDKLKEKWERFKSDKLNDIEFIKIIKQTKPQEYHKLISEGDFQFSDAYDDEKDYNRDLFYLTVLDKYLYYSDDKLEREQYNYQSQLFPDVVVPMEVRYDILQKEGDSVTVRKVWETIESEDLLEKVSQGYEKYHRPLIKYKFSNYKLDMRNLFTYNLKTKLLEKAELSIIENIENNIKSECIFNLRRI; from the coding sequence ATGGAAATAATTAAATATGAGGTAAAACAAGGAGATACTTTAGAGTTAATAGCAGAAAAACACCATATAACCATTAAAACATTAGTGGATTTTCATAATTCTCACTCATCAGTTACCCAACAGTTTTATGGAAATCAGCTACCCCTTCATATCAAGACTATTATTTTACCTTTTACCACAAAGGAAGAGCAGAAAAATAATTCAGGTATTATAATAGATTATGACCAAAGGGCAACTTACAGATGTGAACAGCTAAATGTAACCAGAATTGAAGAAGATGTTAAAAGCTATTCTCAGCTAAAAAAAGAGTATAAGGTAAAATATAATTTACCAAAGCGCTTAATTGATGTTGAGCTTTGTGATTTTTTTTATGAATTTAATCCTCCTGCATTGTCTCGTGTTTTTGACTTTGTTTCAGAAGTTGATTATATAAGAAATAGTTGTGTAGTAAAGATGAATGAATTAGGCCGTTTTTCTAAAATTATCAATAAAGATAAACTGAAAGAGAAATGGGAGAGATTTAAGAGCGATAAGCTCAATGATATTGAATTTATTAAAATTATTAAACAAACCAAACCACAGGAGTATCATAAGCTGATCAGTGAAGGTGATTTTCAATTTTCCGATGCCTATGATGATGAAAAGGACTACAACAGAGATTTATTTTATCTAACAGTTTTAGATAAATATTTATATTACAGTGACGATAAGCTGGAAAGAGAGCAGTACAACTACCAGTCTCAGTTATTTCCCGATGTAGTTGTTCCAATGGAAGTAAGATATGATATACTTCAAAAAGAAGGAGATTCTGTAACCGTTAGAAAGGTATGGGAAACTATAGAATCTGAAGATTTGTTAGAAAAAGTAAGCCAGGGGTATGAAAAGTACCACCGTCCATTGATTAAATATAAATTTTCAAATTATAAGCTGGACATGCGAAATCTATTTACCTATAATTTGAAAACTAAACTATTGGAAAAAGCAGAACTGTCAATAATTGAAAACATTGAGAATAATATAAAATCCGAATGTATTTTTAATCTAAGGAGAATTTAA
- a CDS encoding type VI secretion system Vgr family protein, translating to MFQDNKPKIQSPKNVKDSTKPIQEVGQKEVRKQVDEKMQKADAAVQKTTQKAGKIQKAYSGVKQNAPGMFMNQMVTPNNPAISQGKVWSKQPTSKIHNAKAIPESQIFGINRVVKLEIVIEGKMVKHFKHFKLKQSTSRHHEFDLMLAHDTLGSSENHNLEEAQNFLGKRITVIFKYKDVENGPERNFVGVITEVGFSQEKGSLGNIVLTGFSPTVLLDAAPHIQSFGGNQEISLNSIADQVIKEGIGQNKFDFRVDCQHGNVPYSSQYEETHYNYLARMAEAYGEQFYYDGEVLHFGKLPPQEKPVKLTYGSSINDVKIKMKAQHVNPTFYGYNSSKNEKLTTGASKINHTSNIAKRAYEISEKTFTTPSLRIAPIKATSFMDIDASQKGTAGSKAADVFVTLATTSVPFLYPGCVADIEMRKTDTNQTAYFTKLMIIEVNHEVDARGYYTGTFEAIAADTGFIPRPEFQQPKAESQFAKVISNTDPMNQGRVQVQFDWQNGSTTTEFIRVMTPDAGSSEKVEKNRGFMAIPEVGDQVIVNFVHQHPDRPFVMGGMFHGGIGGGGGAGNNVKSLSSKSGHIIELNDGGGITVRDRNQNSVVLSGSGDITTTVSNNSTEKVGVDHTVNTGSTHTINVGSKDGGGINSVLKMDSSGNISIEGKEKIELKVGENKITIKQDSITISVGNGMLDMNSKDNALLVTQNKLSLHSKSDTSINATGNTFITGSQVDIN from the coding sequence ATGTTTCAGGATAACAAACCCAAAATACAAAGCCCTAAAAATGTAAAGGATTCTACGAAGCCTATACAGGAAGTGGGTCAAAAAGAAGTAAGAAAACAGGTTGATGAAAAAATGCAAAAGGCTGATGCTGCAGTTCAGAAAACAACCCAGAAAGCTGGAAAAATTCAAAAAGCATATTCAGGGGTAAAACAAAATGCTCCAGGAATGTTTATGAATCAAATGGTCACTCCAAACAACCCTGCAATCAGTCAAGGCAAAGTTTGGTCTAAACAGCCAACTTCCAAAATACATAATGCGAAAGCTATACCTGAAAGCCAGATTTTTGGCATTAACAGAGTGGTTAAGCTTGAAATTGTGATTGAAGGAAAGATGGTAAAGCATTTCAAACACTTCAAACTCAAACAAAGTACAAGCAGACATCATGAGTTTGACTTAATGTTGGCTCATGATACTTTGGGAAGTTCTGAAAACCATAATCTTGAAGAAGCACAAAATTTTCTGGGAAAAAGAATTACAGTCATATTTAAATATAAAGATGTAGAAAATGGTCCTGAAAGAAACTTTGTAGGAGTCATTACAGAAGTTGGATTCAGTCAGGAAAAAGGGAGTCTGGGAAATATTGTTTTGACCGGTTTTAGCCCAACAGTTCTTCTGGACGCGGCTCCTCATATCCAGAGTTTTGGTGGGAATCAGGAAATCAGCTTAAACAGTATTGCCGATCAGGTGATTAAAGAAGGGATAGGGCAAAATAAATTTGATTTCAGGGTAGATTGCCAACATGGTAATGTTCCTTATAGCTCTCAGTATGAAGAAACCCATTACAACTATCTCGCAAGGATGGCTGAAGCATATGGCGAACAATTCTATTATGATGGAGAAGTTCTTCATTTCGGTAAGCTTCCCCCGCAGGAAAAGCCGGTGAAGCTTACCTATGGTAGCAGTATTAATGATGTTAAGATTAAAATGAAAGCCCAACATGTCAATCCTACTTTTTATGGCTATAACAGCAGTAAAAATGAGAAACTGACTACGGGAGCTTCTAAAATAAACCATACGTCCAATATTGCAAAACGGGCGTATGAAATTTCTGAAAAAACATTCACTACCCCTTCTTTGAGAATAGCACCGATTAAAGCTACCTCATTTATGGATATTGATGCATCTCAAAAAGGAACCGCAGGAAGTAAGGCTGCTGATGTATTTGTTACATTGGCCACCACAAGCGTTCCATTTTTATATCCCGGTTGTGTTGCGGATATTGAAATGCGTAAGACAGACACCAACCAAACAGCCTATTTCACAAAATTAATGATCATTGAGGTGAATCATGAAGTGGATGCACGGGGATATTACACAGGAACATTTGAAGCCATTGCAGCAGATACGGGCTTTATTCCTCGTCCGGAATTTCAACAGCCGAAAGCTGAATCGCAGTTTGCTAAGGTGATTTCCAATACAGATCCGATGAACCAGGGAAGAGTACAGGTTCAGTTTGACTGGCAAAATGGGTCTACCACTACAGAATTTATCAGAGTCATGACTCCTGACGCGGGAAGTAGTGAAAAAGTGGAAAAAAACCGTGGATTTATGGCAATTCCAGAAGTTGGAGATCAGGTTATCGTCAACTTTGTTCATCAGCATCCCGATCGTCCTTTTGTAATGGGCGGAATGTTCCATGGTGGAATTGGCGGTGGAGGCGGAGCTGGAAATAATGTCAAAAGCCTAAGCAGCAAAAGCGGGCATATCATAGAATTAAATGACGGCGGAGGAATTACTGTAAGAGATAGAAACCAAAATTCTGTTGTCTTGAGTGGTTCGGGAGATATTACTACCACAGTGAGTAATAATAGTACAGAAAAAGTGGGAGTAGATCATACTGTTAATACAGGAAGTACCCATACTATTAATGTAGGAAGTAAAGATGGAGGTGGAATAAATTCTGTTTTAAAAATGGATAGTAGTGGAAATATTTCTATTGAAGGTAAAGAAAAGATTGAACTAAAAGTAGGAGAAAATAAAATCACTATAAAGCAGGATTCAATTACTATTTCTGTTGGAAATGGAATGCTGGATATGAATTCTAAAGACAATGCACTACTTGTTACTCAAAATAAATTGAGTTTGCACAGTAAATCTGATACATCCATCAATGCAACTGGGAATACATTTATCACAGGAAGCCAGGTGGATATAAATTAA
- the tssD gene encoding type VI secretion system tube protein TssD, whose protein sequence is MAANSRGILKFNGSEGQKLLKLNYSVSRSTDVSGRVASDPSNAIIKLTIEATEKSDILESLLNGKYKPTSGEITFNKSHEEGTLITLNWENGYVIQHEVDFDAVDENSMLISFVVSAEKINYGNAAYEGVWPGN, encoded by the coding sequence ATGGCAGCCAATTCAAGAGGAATCTTAAAATTCAACGGAAGCGAAGGTCAGAAACTTTTAAAGCTGAATTACAGCGTTTCAAGATCTACTGACGTTTCAGGACGAGTAGCATCAGATCCATCTAATGCTATCATTAAACTCACTATAGAAGCTACAGAGAAATCTGATATTCTGGAAAGCTTATTAAACGGAAAATATAAACCAACAAGCGGCGAAATTACATTCAATAAATCTCATGAAGAAGGGACATTGATCACTTTAAACTGGGAAAACGGTTATGTAATTCAGCACGAAGTAGACTTCGACGCAGTAGACGAAAACAGTATGTTGATCAGCTTTGTAGTAAGCGCAGAAAAAATCAACTATGGTAATGCTGCTTATGAGGGTGTATGGCCAGGTAACTAA
- a CDS encoding lytic transglycosylase domain-containing protein produces the protein MKIDFKNSVTSLLLLISTHFVSGQFLSASDTSETSVRRYKNIINANKEVVEFIEYSLSQKGLPKHLRNLALIESGFDRRQVSGAGAVGVWQFMTSHANQYGLSEQSRTDLYRSTKTAVVSLAHLYKKYNNWVTVVAAYNCGEGNISRAMETAGSSQYHVFSKYLPAETINHVKKYLNACYATGELPNVLSNYNNARMNMIFESRTGQSEPDSSLAETEINAGFNLSIVADELNVEIDKILTWNPGIVDILQNKGESAFYLPVDLMPDFLLRKNKILSRSIKEGNKTITNN, from the coding sequence ATGAAAATAGATTTCAAAAATAGTGTTACCAGTTTATTATTGCTGATCTCTACTCATTTTGTAAGTGGACAATTTCTCTCAGCTTCTGATACTTCTGAAACTAGTGTGAGAAGGTATAAAAATATCATCAACGCCAACAAGGAGGTGGTTGAATTTATTGAATATTCATTATCTCAAAAAGGCTTGCCTAAGCATTTAAGAAACCTGGCACTTATTGAATCAGGGTTCGATCGAAGACAGGTTTCTGGAGCTGGAGCAGTAGGGGTATGGCAGTTTATGACTTCCCATGCCAACCAATATGGTTTGTCTGAGCAAAGTCGTACAGATTTATATAGAAGTACCAAAACCGCGGTGGTTTCATTAGCTCATTTGTATAAGAAATATAACAACTGGGTCACGGTAGTAGCAGCTTATAATTGTGGAGAAGGAAATATTTCCAGAGCTATGGAGACAGCAGGGTCTTCACAATATCATGTTTTCAGCAAATACTTACCCGCAGAAACCATTAATCATGTTAAAAAATATTTAAATGCCTGTTATGCTACAGGTGAGTTACCAAACGTACTTAGCAATTACAATAACGCCCGTATGAATATGATTTTTGAATCGAGAACAGGACAAAGTGAGCCTGATTCTTCTTTAGCAGAAACAGAAATCAATGCGGGGTTTAATTTGAGTATAGTCGCAGATGAACTTAATGTGGAAATTGACAAAATACTGACCTGGAATCCTGGAATTGTAGATATACTTCAGAATAAGGGCGAAAGTGCATTTTATCTACCGGTAGATCTGATGCCTGATTTTTTGCTCAGAAAAAATAAAATACTGAGCCGATCCATTAAAGAAGGAAATAAGACGATTACCAATAACTAG
- a CDS encoding ATP-dependent Clp protease ATP-binding subunit encodes MGVLVTNETVKQLFHIAQSIARENYNGTYGGPHILQALMHKDIGLNEFLKSIDKDPGYFYEWADVRIEDYPKTTHLPDEVGQDEHVDLIIEEADDIRLKLGLDEITPICLLTAIVKPQVAFSLQQLKSLPLREHEIFNLYRKDTPFSASENGDFSSIFSSTSDFSDSSFPALKSYCVDRTAEARQGTLENIIGRDKELRMLVEILCRRSKPNVIIIGEPGVGKTALVEGFAIEITKGNVPEMLKNATLLELDTGALLAGTSYKGEIEDRLKKVINECKKIEKAILFIDEIHTLLDPKGSIGNVANLLKPELARGEITVIGATTQEEYRKIIEPEQAFNRRFEVLTVNEPDEKTCVKMIDVLLDGYKKHHNIEVEKTALPECVRLAKRYAKGKKLPDAAIDLLDRTMAAIKMLDELSEKELESWKASYENILKEEYTDNKDQADELIWNYNLLRDKISPILWGSLSEQPAIDNSMPVDQIKKIIDDTFTELLEHASKKREKVDRLELAAVMAAKTNIPIGKIQAQEKEKLLNMESLLLNRVVGQDHALKILSDAIVENRSGLNKPGQPIGSFFLLGPTGTGKTELAKSMAELLFNDEKAMVRFDMSEFKEEHSAALLYGAPPGYVGYEEGGMLVNKIRQQPYTVVLFDEIEKAHHSVFDVFLQIMDEGKVHDKLGKEGDFSNALILFTSNIGSEEIVRQFEEGKVPASSSLMQIMSNSGRFRPEFLARITEIIPFAPITESIAERIFNIQLKSLHTSLTRLGITLTISDEAVKNLALGGFSSKYGARQISGVIRAQLARPISKMIVREEVKSGEIINVDWNAEEEKLIWKVVS; translated from the coding sequence ATGGGAGTACTAGTAACCAACGAAACAGTAAAACAGCTTTTTCATATTGCACAGTCGATAGCAAGAGAGAATTATAACGGCACTTATGGAGGGCCACACATCTTACAGGCATTGATGCATAAAGATATCGGACTGAATGAATTTCTGAAAAGCATCGATAAAGATCCGGGTTATTTTTACGAATGGGCGGATGTGCGCATTGAGGATTATCCTAAAACAACTCATCTCCCTGATGAAGTAGGACAAGACGAGCATGTAGATCTGATTATAGAAGAGGCGGATGATATCAGGTTAAAATTAGGACTTGATGAAATTACTCCGATATGTCTGCTTACAGCTATTGTAAAACCACAGGTTGCCTTCTCATTGCAACAGCTTAAATCACTGCCTCTCAGAGAACACGAAATATTCAATTTATACAGAAAAGATACTCCGTTCTCGGCTTCTGAAAATGGCGATTTTTCATCAATTTTTTCCAGTACATCTGACTTTTCAGATTCCTCTTTCCCTGCACTTAAAAGTTATTGTGTAGACAGAACGGCGGAGGCCAGACAAGGGACATTGGAAAATATTATTGGTAGAGACAAAGAGTTAAGAATGCTGGTCGAAATTCTTTGCCGGAGAAGTAAGCCGAATGTTATTATTATCGGAGAACCGGGAGTGGGGAAAACTGCCTTAGTGGAAGGCTTCGCTATTGAGATTACTAAAGGGAATGTTCCTGAAATGCTTAAAAATGCGACGCTTCTGGAATTGGATACGGGAGCATTACTGGCTGGAACTTCTTATAAAGGAGAGATTGAAGATCGTCTTAAGAAAGTCATTAATGAATGCAAAAAGATTGAAAAAGCAATTTTATTTATTGATGAAATTCACACGCTACTGGATCCTAAAGGAAGCATCGGAAATGTAGCCAATCTGCTGAAGCCGGAATTGGCAAGAGGTGAGATCACGGTTATTGGGGCGACTACTCAGGAAGAATATCGAAAAATTATTGAGCCGGAACAAGCCTTCAACCGTCGTTTTGAGGTACTTACCGTTAACGAACCGGACGAAAAGACTTGTGTAAAAATGATTGATGTACTTTTAGACGGGTATAAAAAACATCATAATATAGAAGTTGAAAAAACGGCTTTACCGGAATGTGTACGCTTAGCCAAGCGATATGCAAAAGGGAAAAAGCTGCCTGATGCAGCTATTGATCTGTTGGACAGAACAATGGCTGCTATAAAAATGCTTGATGAGCTTTCAGAAAAAGAGTTAGAAAGCTGGAAAGCAAGCTATGAAAATATTTTAAAAGAAGAATATACAGATAACAAGGATCAGGCAGATGAACTGATCTGGAATTATAACCTGCTCAGAGATAAAATAAGCCCTATTTTATGGGGATCTTTGAGTGAGCAGCCGGCTATAGATAATTCGATGCCGGTAGACCAGATCAAGAAAATCATCGACGATACTTTTACTGAACTGCTTGAGCATGCATCTAAAAAAAGAGAAAAAGTAGACCGTCTCGAATTAGCAGCGGTAATGGCTGCTAAAACGAATATTCCGATCGGTAAAATCCAGGCTCAGGAAAAAGAAAAGCTTCTGAATATGGAATCCCTTTTATTAAACAGGGTAGTAGGTCAGGATCATGCTTTGAAAATACTTTCGGATGCGATTGTTGAAAACCGAAGCGGATTAAATAAGCCGGGCCAACCTATAGGATCCTTCTTTTTGCTTGGGCCAACCGGAACCGGAAAAACGGAATTAGCGAAATCAATGGCTGAATTACTTTTCAATGATGAAAAAGCAATGGTTCGTTTTGATATGTCCGAATTTAAAGAAGAGCATTCAGCAGCATTATTATATGGAGCGCCTCCGGGATATGTGGGATATGAAGAAGGAGGAATGCTGGTTAATAAAATCAGGCAACAGCCTTATACGGTGGTTTTGTTTGATGAAATCGAAAAAGCACACCATTCCGTTTTTGATGTATTTCTTCAGATCATGGACGAAGGGAAAGTACATGATAAGCTTGGAAAAGAAGGTGATTTTAGTAATGCATTGATATTGTTTACCTCTAATATTGGAAGTGAAGAAATAGTCAGACAATTTGAAGAAGGAAAGGTTCCTGCATCTTCATCGTTAATGCAGATTATGTCTAATTCAGGGAGATTCAGACCTGAGTTCTTAGCCAGGATTACCGAGATTATTCCTTTCGCACCAATCACGGAATCTATTGCAGAAAGAATCTTTAATATTCAGTTGAAATCTCTTCATACTTCATTAACGAGATTAGGAATTACTCTTACCATAAGCGATGAGGCTGTGAAAAATCTTGCATTGGGAGGATTTAGTAGCAAATATGGAGCAAGGCAGATTTCGGGAGTTATCCGGGCACAACTGGCAAGACCTATTTCAAAAATGATCGTAAGAGAAGAGGTAAAATCAGGAGAGATCATCAATGTAGACTGGAATGCCGAGGAAGAAAAATTAATTTGGAAAGTGGTATCATAG
- the tssD gene encoding type VI secretion system tube protein TssD — protein sequence MANNSRGILKFNGGEGQKLLKLNYSVSRSTDVSGRVASDPSNAIVKLTVEATDKSDILESLLNGKYKPTTGEVTFNKSHEEGTLITLKWENGYVIQHEVDFDAVDDNSMLISFVVSAEKIDYGKAAYEGLWPTS from the coding sequence ATGGCAAACAATTCAAGAGGGATTTTAAAATTCAACGGAGGCGAGGGTCAAAAATTATTAAAACTTAATTACAGTGTTTCCAGATCAACGGATGTATCTGGAAGGGTGGCATCAGACCCATCAAACGCAATTGTTAAACTGACTGTTGAGGCCACAGATAAGTCTGATATTCTTGAAAGTCTTTTAAATGGAAAATACAAGCCAACAACCGGAGAAGTTACATTCAATAAGTCTCACGAGGAAGGTACATTAATTACCTTAAAGTGGGAGAATGGCTATGTTATTCAACATGAAGTAGATTTCGACGCCGTAGACGACAACAGCATGTTGATCAGCTTTGTCGTAAGTGCAGAGAAAATTGATTATGGTAAAGCAGCATACGAAGGTTTATGGCCAACCAGCTAA